One Candidatus Nanosynbacter featherlites genomic region harbors:
- the argF gene encoding ornithine carbamoyltransferase — translation MALSLKGRSFLTLNDYTAGEIRLLLDTAREYKRLKYTGVPHRIHEGKNVALLFEKTSTRTRCAFTVAANDLGVAPEYLGKDDIQLGKKETVEDTAKVLGRMFDGIEFRGFDHGTVEELARHAGVPVWNGLTDKFHPTQILADFMTIEEHVGKLKGTKLVFVGDGRNNMANSLMIGSAIMGVDFRILAPRELHPEQSLVDRAHHLARSSHARITITDNFEEALRDADVIYTDVWVSMGEEDKFAERINQLRNFQVNRDMINLTGNPEVKFMHCLPAFHDALTITGKKVQEDFGLESMEVTDEVFRSPHSVVFDQAENRMHTIKAVMALTL, via the coding sequence ATGGCGTTGAGCTTGAAAGGACGATCATTCCTGACGCTGAATGATTATACTGCTGGAGAAATCCGCCTGTTGCTGGACACGGCACGTGAATACAAGCGCTTGAAATACACTGGTGTACCGCACCGAATTCATGAAGGCAAAAACGTGGCGCTGTTGTTTGAGAAAACCTCAACTCGCACGCGCTGCGCCTTTACCGTGGCGGCTAATGACCTGGGTGTCGCGCCAGAATACCTCGGCAAAGACGACATTCAGCTGGGCAAAAAAGAGACAGTTGAAGACACTGCTAAGGTGCTGGGCCGCATGTTTGATGGTATTGAATTTCGCGGGTTTGATCACGGGACAGTTGAGGAATTGGCTCGTCATGCTGGTGTTCCGGTCTGGAACGGCCTGACCGACAAATTCCACCCGACACAGATTTTGGCTGATTTCATGACTATCGAGGAGCATGTCGGCAAGCTCAAAGGCACCAAGCTGGTGTTCGTTGGTGATGGCCGCAATAACATGGCAAATTCGCTGATGATTGGTTCAGCCATTATGGGCGTTGATTTCCGTATCTTGGCACCACGTGAACTACATCCCGAGCAGTCGCTGGTAGACCGGGCGCATCACTTAGCACGATCAAGCCACGCGCGCATCACTATCACTGATAATTTTGAGGAAGCTCTGCGTGATGCTGACGTGATTTACACTGACGTTTGGGTGTCGATGGGTGAGGAAGACAAGTTCGCTGAGCGTATCAACCAATTACGCAACTTCCAGGTTAACCGTGACATGATCAACCTGACAGGCAATCCTGAAGTAAAATTCATGCACTGCTTGCCAGCATTCCATGACGCATTGACTATCACTGGCAAAAAAGTTCAGGAAGATTTTGGATTAGAATCAATGGAGGTGACTGATGAGGTGTTCCGCTCACCACATTCAGTTGTATTTGACCAAGCGGAAAATCGTATGCATACAATCAAAGCTGTCATGGCTTTGACATTGTAG
- the arcA gene encoding arginine deiminase encodes MDPIHITSEIGKLKVVVLHRPGEELENLTPDYLTDLLFDDIPYLKKAQEEHDAFAQVLRERGVEVLYLDQLATEALATDALREQFVDDMLANSKQGTRRVTETLRQFLLDLPTHAMVRKLMAGVRKDEITLPPEHHQQLHDMVEKDYYPFYLDPMPNLYFTRDPAAAIGQGLTINKMHWPARRRESLFMRYIIDHHPRFAGKNVPVWYDRHEKYSIEGGDELVLNREVMAIGISERTSAEAIEKMATKLFAGSDFKKVIAMEIPKSHAFMHLDTVFTMIDYDKFTIHPEIRDHGGKINCFILEKVEGQPFPRITRETDLEHVLRVALGLPAVTLIECGGGDRIAAAREQWNDGSNTLAIAPGVVVTYDRNYVTNQKLRDAGVEVIEVNGSELGRGRGGPRCMSMPIVREDV; translated from the coding sequence ATGGATCCAATACATATTACATCGGAAATCGGGAAATTAAAAGTAGTTGTCTTGCATCGGCCAGGTGAGGAGTTGGAAAATTTGACTCCGGATTATCTGACCGACCTTTTATTTGACGACATCCCATATCTTAAAAAAGCACAAGAAGAACATGACGCTTTTGCGCAAGTTTTACGTGAGCGTGGCGTAGAAGTGTTGTACTTGGATCAATTGGCGACAGAAGCCTTGGCGACTGATGCGTTGCGTGAGCAGTTTGTCGACGACATGCTTGCTAACTCCAAGCAAGGCACTCGTCGTGTCACTGAAACGTTGCGTCAATTTTTGCTAGACTTGCCAACCCACGCCATGGTTCGCAAGTTGATGGCTGGTGTTCGTAAAGATGAAATCACTTTGCCACCAGAGCACCATCAGCAGCTACATGACATGGTCGAGAAAGATTACTATCCATTTTATCTTGACCCAATGCCAAACTTGTACTTTACGCGTGATCCGGCTGCGGCAATTGGTCAAGGCCTGACAATTAACAAGATGCACTGGCCAGCTCGCCGTCGCGAGTCATTGTTCATGCGCTATATCATCGACCATCACCCACGGTTTGCTGGCAAAAACGTACCAGTATGGTATGACCGCCATGAGAAATATTCTATCGAAGGTGGTGACGAGTTGGTGCTGAATCGAGAAGTGATGGCGATTGGTATCAGCGAGCGAACTTCTGCTGAAGCAATTGAAAAAATGGCAACCAAACTGTTTGCTGGTTCTGATTTCAAAAAGGTTATCGCCATGGAAATTCCAAAGTCGCATGCGTTCATGCACCTCGACACGGTGTTTACCATGATTGACTATGATAAGTTTACCATTCACCCAGAAATTCGCGACCACGGTGGTAAAATCAACTGCTTTATTTTGGAGAAGGTTGAAGGTCAGCCATTCCCGCGCATCACGCGTGAGACCGACTTGGAACATGTCTTGCGAGTCGCCTTGGGCTTGCCAGCAGTCACGTTGATCGAGTGTGGTGGTGGCGACCGAATTGCTGCAGCCCGTGAGCAGTGGAATGACGGCTCCAACACCCTGGCTATTGCACCAGGCGTTGTGGTGACGTATGACCGTAACTATGTTACCAACCAAAAACTGCGTGATGCCGGCGTTGAAGTGATTGAGGTCAATGGATCAGAGCTTGGACGCGGTCGCGGTGGTCCACGCTGTATGAGTATGCCAATCGTGAGGGAGGATGTGTAA